Sequence from the Coleofasciculaceae cyanobacterium genome:
ACAATACTGGAATTGCCAACAGATAAACCTCGTCGAGAACAAACTTATATTGGTAAGAAATATACTTTTTCTTTAACTGTCAAGTTATCTCAGCAGTTAGAAATTTTTAGTCAGCAACAAGGAGTCACTTTATTTATGACTCTGCTAACAGCTTTCAATACTTTACTTTATAGTTATAACCATCAAGAAGATATCTTAGTAGGTTCTCCGATTGCTAATCGTAACCGTAGCGAACTTGAAGGATTAATTGGCTTTTTTGTTAACACTTTAGTGTTGCGAACAGATTTATCTAACAATCCAAGTTTTAAAGAATTATTACAAAGAGTTCGAGAAGTTGCCTTGGGTGCATACGCCCATCAAGATTTACCTTTTGAAAAATTAGTATCAGAATTAAAACCCGAACGTTATCGCGATCGCTCTCCTTTATTCCAAGTATGGTTGGTGTTGCAAAATGCACCTACTGCTGACTTGAAATTACCAGGACTGAATTTAAGTTTACTAGATGTTGAAAGTGGAATGGTACGCCACGCTCTTAAATTAGATTTAACTAAAACTGAGTCGGAAATTACGGGTTTTTTTGAATATAAACAAGACTTATTTTCTGAGAGTGCGATCGCAGTTATGGCACAAAGATTGCAAATATTAATTGGTTTAATTATCGAACAGCCAGAACTTAGGTTGAACGAGTTACTAAAAGTTGTTATGACGACCGAACGCGGACAGCAAAAATTAGAGAGCGATCGCTTTAAAAAGAAACAAATTCAACAATTAAGTCAATTTAAACGCAAAACAATCAACCCGTAGTTACTGACGAATCACTTTTAGCAAAAGCAGAGGAAATACAACCATGATTGATTTAAAAAATATTAGACGAAAATCAGTTAATTTTACTCCGGAAAATTTAATCAAAACTGAGTTCATCGAACAAAACAAGCAATTAATTCTAGTAATTAAACCCACAATAAGCGAACTAGATTTAATTAATTGGGTTGTTAATAATCGTAGTTGGATTGAAAATAAATTATTAAAATATGGTTGTTTATTATTTCGCTACTTTCAATTAGACTATCAAACAGAATTTGAGCAATTTATTCAAGCTATTTCGGGAGAATTAGTTGATTATTCCTATCGTTCGACACCCCGTACCTTAGTCAACGGAAAAATCTATACTTCAACTGAATATCCCGCCGAACAATTTATTCCTCTACACAATGAAATGTCTTATGCCCGTAACTGGCCAATGAAAATTTGGTTTTATTGTGTTGAACCAGCAGGAAAAGGTGGAGAAACACCGATTGCAGATAGTCGAAGAGTATTTAACAAAATTCCTGCTCAAATTAAAGCAAGATTTATCGATCAAAAAGTTATGTATGTCCGTAACTACGGCAAAGGATTAGATTTAGACTGGCAAAATGTTTTTCAAACTAATAATAAATCGGCAGTAGAAAGTTATTGTCGCCAGGCTGAAATTGAATTTGAATGGATCGGTGAAAATCATTTAAGAACCCGCCAAGTTTGCCAAGCTGTTGCTACTCACCCCACAACTAAAGAGATAGTTTGGTTTAATCAAGCTCATTTGTTTCATGTTGCTAGTTTACCTTTCAAGATTCGCAAATCTTTACTGTCAATGATGTCAGAACAAGATTTACCTCGCAATGCTTTTTATGGAGATGAAACACCTATTGAAGATTCAATTATCGAAGAAATTAACGATATTTATCGACAAGAAGCGATTACTTTTCCTTGGCAAGCAGGGGATATTTTAATGCTAGATAATATGTTATTTGCTCATGGAAGAAATCCTTTTCTTGGTTCGAGAAAAGTTTTAGTTGGTATGGCGGGACATTGAGCATTGAACAATGATAAATGGACATGAATATTGAACAAAGTAATGGAAGTAAATGAAGAAGTGAAAATGGAAAATTTAAGTAGCGCAGGGTTTGAAATTTCTCCTCAACAAAAAAGTTTATGGACGTTACAGCAAGCAGGAGAAAGTAAAAATTATCGAGTTACGGGAACAATTTTGATTGAAGGTAATTTAGATGAAATAATTTTAGAAAAAGCTATTAAAAAAGTTATTCAAAATAATGAAATCTTACGGACTGGTTTGAAAGCGATCGCGGATTTAACTATTCCCGTGCAAATTATTTGTCGTGGAGATAATTTTTTCTTAAATTATTATGACCTTAGCAATTTCAATACACTAGAACAACAAGATAAAATTGAAGCAATAATTTTTCAACTCAATCAAACCTCATTCGATTTAGAGCAAGGTGTTGTTTTCTATGCCACTTTAATTAAATTAAATCAAGACAAAAATATTTTAGCGATCGCAATTTCTGCTCTTGGTGCAGATGCAGTGTCTTTTTATAATCTCGTCCGAGAAATTAATGAGACGTATCAAAATTGTTTAGCAGCAAAATCAATAAATAATGAACCTTTACAATATGCCGATTTAGCTGCTTGGCAAAATGAATTATTAGCTGCACCAGAAGCTGAAGCAGGTAGACAATATTGGTATCAAAAAAATTTAGCTAATTCTACTATTAATAAACTTCCCAGTGAAAAAAAAGTTAATTCTAAACTGCAATTTAGCCCCAAATTTATTAGCCTTAATCTCGAGCCAAATTTAGCAACCAAAATCGAAGCAGTAGCGCAAAATTATTATCTTTCTGTGGCTACTTTATTAATGGCTTGTTGGCATATATTGTTATGGCGTTTAACCGACAATAAACAGATGGCAGTTAAAACTTGTTTTGATAATAGAAATTATGAAGAATTAAAACCAGTAGTAGGATTATTAGCCAAATATATTCCTGTCAATATTGAACTAGCAGAAGATTTAAAATTCTCTCAAATTTTAGCTCAACTAGATCGAGAGATTGATGAAATCAACCAATGGCAAGAGTATTTTCTATATAATAACTTGTTCCTACCTTTTGCCTTTGAATTCAACTCTCAGGGTAATACATATCAGACTAATAATTTAACCTGGACGATTCAAAACGTATCAGCCTGTATCGATCGCTTTAAAGTGAAACTTGCTGGTTGGCGTTACCATAATTCTCTCACGATCCAATTACATTACGATGTCAACTTGTTTGATAAACAAGACATAGAGCGCTTGGGTTCAGAATTTCAAACATTATTACAAAGTACCGTAGATAATCCCGAAACTGCGATCGATAAATTAAATATTCTTAGTCCTCAACAACGGCAACAACTATTAATTGAATTTAATCAAACCGCTACTCCTCTATCTCCTTATCAATGCTTACATCATTGGTTTGAAGCACAAGTAAAAAATACCCCTGATCGCATTGCCGTTATTTATGAAAATGAGCAATTAACCTATCAAGAATTAAACACCAAAGCTGACAGAATTGCTCACTATTTAATATCGTTAGGAGTTAAACCAGAAACTATTATTGCCCTTTGTGTCGAACGTTCTCTAAACATAGTAATTGGAATTCTTGGCATTCTTAAAGCAGGTGCTGCTTATTTACCTCTAGAACCCAATTTACCCATCGAAGCATTAACTTTTAGGTTGCAAGATGCCCAAGTGCCAATATTATTAACGCAACAACATCTCAAAGAACAACTTAAACCCTGTGTAATTAGAGATAAGATCCAGATCGTATATTTAGACTCAGATATTCAATATTTAGCTGAAAATAGGACAAATAAAGTACAAATTAAGCTCCCTAGCTACCAAAACTTAGCCTACGTTATTTATACTTCTGGTTCGACAGGAAAACCCAAAGGAGTCGCCGTCGAACACCGACAAATAGTTAATTATCTTAGTGGTATTTTAGCCAAATTAAAATTACCAGAAGCTGCTAGTTTTGCCACAGTTTCCACCTTCTCAGCCGACTTGGGTAACACCTCTATCTTTGGTGCTTTGTGTACTGGTGGCTGTTTGCACATTGTTAGCGAGTCAAAGGCAACCGATCCCATCGCCCTAGCTGACTATTTTAGTCAGCATCAGATTGACTGTCTCAAAATTGTTCCCTCTCACCTATCTGCTTTACTTACATCTGCCGATGCAGCCAAACTTTTACCTCGCCAACGCTTAATCTTGGGTGGAGAAGCTCTAACCTGGAGATTAGTCGATCGGGTAGATAAGCTAGCACCAGATTGTCAAATCTTTAATCATTATGGCCCGACGGAAACTACTGTCGGGGTACTAATAAATCGCGTTGATTCTGTAGGGGCAAACAGTCGTTTGCCCCTACTGGGTTGTCCTTTAGGCAACACCCAAATTTATATATTAGATAAACATCAGCAACCAGTGCCTATCGGTGTGGCAGGAGAGATTTATATTGGTGGCGCTAATGTCGCGAGAGGATATCTTAACCAACCTGAATTAACTGCCCAAAAATTTATTTCTAATCCTTTCCAAAACTCTGTTCTACAAAATCCAAGATTATATAAAACAGGAGATAAGGCACGCTATCTCCCAGATAGAAATCTAGAATTTCTAGGACGTATCGACAATCAAATTAAGCTACATGGCTATCGTATCGAACTAGGAGAGATAGAGACAGTATTGCGTCAACATCCACAAGTACGGGATGCAGTAATAACAGTTAGAGAAAATTCAAGCAATAAGTATCTTGTCGCCTATTTTGTCGCTGAATCAGCAATAGTTGCCGAATTAAGTAATTTCTTAACTCAAAAACTACCCGAATATATGCTGCCTTCCCATTTCATGCAACTGAAGGCTTTCCCATTAACAGCCAACGGCAAAATCGATCGCGACAGTTTACCTTTACCAGAAACAATTGATTTAGAATCAGCCGCATTTGTTGCGCCTCGTACTTCAGTCGAAACCGCACTAACCCAAATATGGGCAAAACTTTTAGAAACAGAAAAAGTTAGTATTCATGACAATTTTTTTGAACTAGGTGGAGATTCAATAATTAGTATTCAAGCGATCGCTCTTGCTAATCAAATCGGTTTACGCTTAACTCCCAAACAGATTTTTGAACATCAAACTATTGCTAAATTAGCTGCGGTTGTTGAAATTAATCACACTTTTACTTCAGAACAAGGTTTAGTTATAGGTGCGATGCCTTTAACTCCTATTCAACACAGCTTTTTTGCGCAAAATTTACCCGAACCTCATCACTGGAATCAATCCGTTTTACTGGAATTACAACGAGAAATTGACCCCAGACAGTTAGAAGAGGGAATAAACCATTTACTACAGCATCATGATATATTGCGATCGCATTTTCACCAAGACACTGAAAAATGGCAATCTCAAATTAGTGAATCTATCCCAGAAATATCATTTACCCAAGTAGACTTTTCTCATCTTTCAGAAGCTAAACAAAATATTGCGCTCAAAACAACTTGTATAAAACTACAGGCTAGCTTGAATTTGTCAGCCGGAAAATTAATCCAGATAACTCTATTCAATTTGGGTAAAAACAAACCCAACCGTTTACTAATTGTGATTCATCATTTAGTTATTGATGGTGTTTCTTGGCGCATTTTGCTAGCAGATTTGTCAACCGCTCTAGCACAATTAGATCGAGGTCAAACAATACAGTTACCACCCAAGACAACTTCTTTTAAACAATGGGCTGAACGTTTACAAGAATATGGACAAACCGAACAACTGAAAACTGAATTAAATTACTGGTGTTGCATCTCAAGAAAACAGATTAAGCCTCTACCAGTAGATGATGCAGAGGGTATTAATACCGAAGCTGTCGCCCGCACTGTATCTGTATGTCTGGGCGCAACAGAAACCAAAGCTCTATTACAAGAAGTACCCGCAGCTTATCATACTCAAATTAATGATGTCTTGTTAGCTGCTTTAGTAAAAGCCTTTGCTGAATGGACGGGAGAATCTCAGCTATTAGTCAGTTTAGAAGGACACGGACGAGAAGATATTTTTCCCGATCTAAATTTATCGCGTACTGTAGGCTGGTTTACTAGCGTCTTTCCAGTGCTTTTGCACTTAGAACCAGCTAATTCAGCTAACGATCTGCTCGAAACAATTAAAGAGCAATTACATCAGATACCTAATCACGGAATTGGTTACGGCATACTTCGCTATCTCAGCCGAGATCAAACAGTATCTCAGGCTTTAGCCGCTATGCCTCAAGCAGAAGTTTGTTTTAACTATTTAGGGCAATTTGATCGCTTTGTAGCCGATTGTGATTGGTTTAAATTAGCTTCAGAATCAGATGGCGCAACTCGTAGTCCCTTGGGCAAACGTCGCTATTTATTCAATATCAATGGTTATGTTATCAACGGTAAATTAAAACTAGATTGGATTTATAGTTCTCAAATACATCGAGACAAGACGGTTTTAAATCTAGCCGAATCATTTATTCACAGGCTACGAGATTTGATTAATTTGCGATCGCTTGCAGTAGAAAGCTACACTCCTTCAGACTTTCCTCAAGCCAACTTGAATCAACAACAACTAGACCAGTTTTTGGCAACCCTAGGCTGAATAAACGAGAAATGAAAAACAATTGACAGACAAAGTGATGAATAAAGAAAATATTGCCGATATTTACCAGTTATCACCCCTACAACAGGGTATTCTGTTTCACAGCATCTGCGAACCAGAAACAGGAGTTTATTGTATCCAGCTTGGCTATCGCTTACGAGGCAATCTTAATGTAAAAGCTTTTGAACAAGCATGGCAGCAGGTAGTCGCCAGACATACGGTTTTACGTACTGCTTTTCATTGGGAGAAACTAGAAAAACCCCTACAGGTTGTTTATCGACAAGTCCCAGTTAGCATTCAGTTTGAAGATTGGGGGACTAAGAGACTTGAAGACGAGGAAACATTAGCGGCTTGGTTAGAAAAAGAGCGAAAAGTCGGTTTTAATCTTGCTCAAGCACCTTTAATGCGCTGGCATTTAATTCGTTGTGCTGAAGATGATTACTACTTTGTTTGGAGTAAACACCATTTAATTTTAGATGGTTGGTCAACGGCATTAGTTTTACAAGAAGTAGTTCAAATATATCAAACTCTCTGCCAATCAAAACAACCCAGCTTAGACACAATAATTCCCTATAGACAATATATTGCTTGGTTACAAGAACAGGATCTATCTCAAGCTCAACAATTCTGGCAAACCTCACTCCAAGGAATTAAAACTCCTACTCCCCTTGGAGTGGGAAAACAAGGCGACGGGGAAATAGGACAACGGGACGAAGCATCGTTCAAACTATCTTCAGCAACTACAGCAGCATTGAAAAGTTTGGCTAAAGAAAATCAATTAACCTTAAATACGATAATTCAAGGTGCTTGGGCATTACTTTTACATCGCTACAGTAGCGAGACGGATATAGTCTATGGAGTAACGGTTTCTGGTCGTCCTACCAATCTTACAGGGGCGGAATCAATGGTAGGATTGTTCATCAATACTCTACCAGTGCGAGTACAAATAGAAGCGGAAGAATGTTTACTTAGCTGGTTAAAGCAGCTGCAAACTCAACTATTAGAAATTCGCCACTATGAATATAGTCCTTTGGTAGAAATACAAGGATGGAGTGAAGTACCGCGAGGCTTACCCTTATTTGAAAGTATTTTAGTCTTTGAAAACTATCCAATCGATCGCACTTTACAACAGCAAGGAAGTTTAACCATTGAGAGTGTCACAGCTTTTGACCATACCAACTATCCCGTAACTGTTACGGTTATACCAGGAGAAGAATTAGAAATTGCGATCGCCTATACTACCTGTCGCTTCGATGCTGCTACTGTAACTCGAATGCTGGGGCATTTACAAACCTTACTTGAAGGCATGATAACTAAACCCCAAACCAAGGTAGTAGATTTACCTCTATTAACCGTAGCCGAACAATCACAACTATTAGCATTCAATCAAACTTCTACCACAATTGCCGTAAACAAACTCCAGCAGTGCATCCATCAGTTATTTGAAAGTGTTGTAGAGAAACAACCTGATGCAGTCGCAGTAGTTTATAATGATCGCCATATTACCTATCAACAACTAAATCAACAAGCCAACCAAATTGCCCGCTATTTGCA
This genomic interval carries:
- a CDS encoding amino acid adenylation domain-containing protein encodes the protein MEVNEEVKMENLSSAGFEISPQQKSLWTLQQAGESKNYRVTGTILIEGNLDEIILEKAIKKVIQNNEILRTGLKAIADLTIPVQIICRGDNFFLNYYDLSNFNTLEQQDKIEAIIFQLNQTSFDLEQGVVFYATLIKLNQDKNILAIAISALGADAVSFYNLVREINETYQNCLAAKSINNEPLQYADLAAWQNELLAAPEAEAGRQYWYQKNLANSTINKLPSEKKVNSKLQFSPKFISLNLEPNLATKIEAVAQNYYLSVATLLMACWHILLWRLTDNKQMAVKTCFDNRNYEELKPVVGLLAKYIPVNIELAEDLKFSQILAQLDREIDEINQWQEYFLYNNLFLPFAFEFNSQGNTYQTNNLTWTIQNVSACIDRFKVKLAGWRYHNSLTIQLHYDVNLFDKQDIERLGSEFQTLLQSTVDNPETAIDKLNILSPQQRQQLLIEFNQTATPLSPYQCLHHWFEAQVKNTPDRIAVIYENEQLTYQELNTKADRIAHYLISLGVKPETIIALCVERSLNIVIGILGILKAGAAYLPLEPNLPIEALTFRLQDAQVPILLTQQHLKEQLKPCVIRDKIQIVYLDSDIQYLAENRTNKVQIKLPSYQNLAYVIYTSGSTGKPKGVAVEHRQIVNYLSGILAKLKLPEAASFATVSTFSADLGNTSIFGALCTGGCLHIVSESKATDPIALADYFSQHQIDCLKIVPSHLSALLTSADAAKLLPRQRLILGGEALTWRLVDRVDKLAPDCQIFNHYGPTETTVGVLINRVDSVGANSRLPLLGCPLGNTQIYILDKHQQPVPIGVAGEIYIGGANVARGYLNQPELTAQKFISNPFQNSVLQNPRLYKTGDKARYLPDRNLEFLGRIDNQIKLHGYRIELGEIETVLRQHPQVRDAVITVRENSSNKYLVAYFVAESAIVAELSNFLTQKLPEYMLPSHFMQLKAFPLTANGKIDRDSLPLPETIDLESAAFVAPRTSVETALTQIWAKLLETEKVSIHDNFFELGGDSIISIQAIALANQIGLRLTPKQIFEHQTIAKLAAVVEINHTFTSEQGLVIGAMPLTPIQHSFFAQNLPEPHHWNQSVLLELQREIDPRQLEEGINHLLQHHDILRSHFHQDTEKWQSQISESIPEISFTQVDFSHLSEAKQNIALKTTCIKLQASLNLSAGKLIQITLFNLGKNKPNRLLIVIHHLVIDGVSWRILLADLSTALAQLDRGQTIQLPPKTTSFKQWAERLQEYGQTEQLKTELNYWCCISRKQIKPLPVDDAEGINTEAVARTVSVCLGATETKALLQEVPAAYHTQINDVLLAALVKAFAEWTGESQLLVSLEGHGREDIFPDLNLSRTVGWFTSVFPVLLHLEPANSANDLLETIKEQLHQIPNHGIGYGILRYLSRDQTVSQALAAMPQAEVCFNYLGQFDRFVADCDWFKLASESDGATRSPLGKRRYLFNINGYVINGKLKLDWIYSSQIHRDKTVLNLAESFIHRLRDLINLRSLAVESYTPSDFPQANLNQQQLDQFLATLG
- a CDS encoding TauD/TfdA family dioxygenase, which produces MIDLKNIRRKSVNFTPENLIKTEFIEQNKQLILVIKPTISELDLINWVVNNRSWIENKLLKYGCLLFRYFQLDYQTEFEQFIQAISGELVDYSYRSTPRTLVNGKIYTSTEYPAEQFIPLHNEMSYARNWPMKIWFYCVEPAGKGGETPIADSRRVFNKIPAQIKARFIDQKVMYVRNYGKGLDLDWQNVFQTNNKSAVESYCRQAEIEFEWIGENHLRTRQVCQAVATHPTTKEIVWFNQAHLFHVASLPFKIRKSLLSMMSEQDLPRNAFYGDETPIEDSIIEEINDIYRQEAITFPWQAGDILMLDNMLFAHGRNPFLGSRKVLVGMAGH